GACCAGGCTACACCCCTGATTTGATAAATGCCACATCTGACTGTCTGCCACAGATGTGCCAGGTATCTCAGCTTATTATTTGGCCTCTGAGACAGCTCTTATTTCTACGAGTGTAATATTTGTGATGTAATATTGGCTAGACAGTCTCTAATGCAGCTAACCCTGCCCGAAAGAGCTGCCTCGAAAATGACATTAGGATCAGGAGAGGTAGGACCCTGGGTGAGGCAGCATGGGTAGTATGTACATGCAAGGAACATGTTTTGCAATATCCCATTGAAGCCTTTCTTGTTAATGACtggcaataaataattatagaatGTATTAGCAGCCATGTCAGCGGCATACTATATATTCTTTAAACTAAAGGCCTGTGGTTTCATTTCACTGGAGGGGCCTATGTTACACCATTGTGGATATCATAAAATGGTGTGGTTGTAGTAGAGTGTATAGTGAAGAAGTAAAGAACAAAAGATTGGGAGACAAACATTGAGTATGGAGGCTATCTCACCTTGATCACCCGTAATGCAGGGTGTACCCCCTCCAGAGGGGGAGGAAGGTGCGCTGCTGACTGTGCACACTGTGCTGCTTGGAACTGTAGAGTGTTACACACACCTCTGTGAAGTCCTCGTGTCTCTTCCTTCACAATAACTCCGGTTTCATATCCCCCCAACCTGCGCTCAGGGGCCATGCTGGGTGGATATCCATACAGTGCTGTTGAGGACATCCCTTCAGGTGGCAGGTATGAGTATGTCATTTTCAGTCTTTCCTGTTTCAGTGGAAATAGATCAGATAAGAGTTCTTCTCCTGTCTCAATGTAGGTTGACAAATCCACTGAGGTCTCGTGGTCACAGAGATTGCCCCCCACAATCTCTGTTTGGTTCCCCCCCAAACGAGAAGGATATCCTGAACTGTGACCACGCTTCTCGCACTCATAGTAACTGCTTTGAGACATTGTCTTTTCAGGTTTATAGGACAATTTATCTTCTGGCTTATACTGATTGTCAAGGATCCTATCTTCACACTGGCACCATAGGACCTGAAAACAACAGAATATAGGTTAAACCCCCATGTTCAATGTTCATGCAAGCAATGATGTATACAGGGGACACTGCACAAAGGCCTTACCAAAAACAAATCTACTACATGAAAATAGGCGAAAAAAGGTAAAACAAGTCTTCCTGTAACAATTCCCACATTTGCTATACACAGCTGGCGCTGGTTCTACCATGTTGGAAGAGAACTGTTCTTTTCTGTCCCAGATCCATGAAACTGGACTGTGAAGAACATTGAGATACAATTTCAGTGCAGTATGGAGTGGAGTATGGTAATTTGCCACAATGCCAGTGCCTCTCCTATGCTTAAGGGGCCAACTCAGGTATCAAATAAGATATCTTCTATATGCCTTACCTAGCTCCACATTTTCTTCCCAACGCTGAGCAGAGAGGATGATCACCGTGGGGGTAAGGGGTGAAGGGTAGATGGGACACAGTTCTGGGTCAAGCCAATGGCAGCCCAACCAGAATGCATCACCGTAGTCAGGCGAAGGATACTGTAGGATAATGGCCTCTAACTCTACAGCATTAGGGCCTAAATATGCCACTAGCTACAGGTAAGAAAACCTGtcatataatattacattcaagtatatatatatcagccacAACATGGCACTTTGGTACATGCAACTGTTTGCAATAGTTTGCAACAGTTGTTTTGCATGCACTATTTATCATTCTGGTGAAATCTCGCACGTTGTACTAGGAAAGCTCATTTTGGGGTAGGTGGCCAATATTTCACCACATTGCAGATTTCCCAACATTTCAGCCTCTGCTCACAGCAAGCTAGACTCTCAGTATCTTTATAAGTTACATATAGCTACATAGTTGTAAAAACCCAATTGtgactctttccaattttgcacaagctagggggaaaaaaatccttcatgaccccagaatggcagtcagatctctcct
The DNA window shown above is from Spea bombifrons isolate aSpeBom1 chromosome 1, aSpeBom1.2.pri, whole genome shotgun sequence and carries:
- the CEBPE gene encoding CCAAT/enhancer-binding protein epsilon, whose translation is MSQSSYYECEKRGHSSGYPSRLGGNQTEIVGGNLCDHETSVDLSTYIETGEELLSDLFPLKQERLKMTYSYLPPEGMSSTALYGYPPSMAPERRLGGYETGVIVKEETRGLHRGVCNTLQFQAAQCAQSAAHLPPPLEGVHPALRVIKGSFSGMMSSPPLKDPNSKGKKCISKDSLEYRLRRERNNIAVRKSRDKAKRRNLETQQRALEFMAENEKLRNRVQQLSQELDALRGVFRQIPESASLSKGSGGCS